A part of Sulfurifustis variabilis genomic DNA contains:
- the guaB gene encoding IMP dehydrogenase, protein MRIIHEALTFDDVLLVPAHSTVLPRDVDLKTCLTRAIRLNVPLLSAAMDTVTEARAAICLAQEGGLGIVHKNLRPERQADEVRRVKKYESGIITNPITVTPETTVREVLDLTRTQRISGVPVTDKGGLVGIVTSRDLRFETRYDEPVSRIMTPKEKLVTVKEGAPRDEIQRLLHEHRIEKILVVDDRFGLKGLITVKDIQKSTEYPNSVKDAKGRLRAGAAVGVGAGTEERVERLVEAEVDVIVVDTAHGHSQGVIDRVRWIKKHYPDMQVIGGNIATAEAARDLQKAGADAVKVGIGPGSICTTRIVAGVGVPQLTAISEVAKALAGSEVCLIADGGIRFSGDIAKAIAAGAHAVMVGSLLAGTDEAPGEVEIYQGRSYKTYRGMGSLGAMGEGSSDRYFQEGAKRDKLVPEGVEGRVPYKGPMVNVIHQLMGGLRSAMGYTGSPDIETLRSRARFVRITNAGVRESHVHDVMVTKEAPNYQRE, encoded by the coding sequence ATGCGGATCATCCACGAAGCGCTTACGTTCGATGACGTCCTGCTGGTGCCCGCCCACTCCACGGTTCTGCCGCGGGACGTCGACCTCAAAACCTGCCTCACCCGAGCCATCCGTCTGAACGTCCCGCTGCTGTCCGCCGCCATGGATACGGTGACGGAGGCGCGCGCGGCGATCTGCCTCGCCCAGGAGGGCGGGCTCGGCATCGTGCACAAGAACCTGCGGCCGGAGCGCCAGGCGGACGAGGTGCGCCGGGTCAAGAAGTACGAGAGCGGGATCATCACCAATCCCATCACCGTCACGCCGGAGACGACCGTGCGCGAGGTGCTCGACCTGACGCGCACGCAGCGCATCTCGGGCGTCCCGGTCACCGACAAGGGCGGGCTGGTCGGCATCGTCACTTCCCGCGACCTGCGCTTCGAGACGCGCTACGACGAGCCGGTCAGCCGCATCATGACCCCCAAGGAGAAGCTCGTCACGGTAAAGGAAGGCGCGCCGCGCGACGAGATCCAGCGGCTGCTGCACGAGCACCGGATCGAGAAGATACTGGTCGTTGACGACCGGTTCGGGCTCAAGGGCCTCATCACGGTGAAGGACATTCAGAAGTCGACCGAGTACCCGAACTCGGTCAAGGACGCGAAGGGACGCCTGCGCGCGGGCGCCGCGGTCGGCGTCGGTGCCGGCACGGAGGAACGCGTCGAGCGGCTCGTCGAAGCCGAAGTGGACGTCATCGTGGTCGACACCGCACACGGGCATTCTCAGGGCGTGATCGATCGCGTCCGCTGGATCAAGAAACACTATCCCGACATGCAGGTGATCGGGGGCAATATCGCCACGGCGGAGGCGGCGCGCGACCTGCAGAAGGCCGGTGCGGACGCCGTGAAGGTCGGCATCGGGCCGGGCTCGATCTGCACGACCCGTATCGTCGCCGGCGTCGGCGTCCCGCAACTCACGGCCATCTCGGAAGTGGCCAAGGCGCTCGCGGGCAGCGAGGTCTGCCTCATCGCCGACGGCGGCATCCGCTTCTCGGGCGACATCGCCAAGGCGATTGCCGCCGGCGCGCACGCCGTCATGGTCGGCAGCCTGCTTGCCGGCACGGACGAGGCGCCCGGCGAAGTCGAGATCTACCAGGGACGCTCGTACAAGACGTACCGCGGCATGGGTTCGCTCGGCGCAATGGGCGAGGGATCGAGCGACCGCTACTTCCAGGAAGGCGCCAAGCGCGACAAGCTGGTGCCCGAGGGGGTGGAAGGCCGCGTGCCGTACAAGGGGCCGATGGTCAACGTGATTCATCAGCTGATGGGCGGGTTGCGTTCGGCGATGGGCTATACGGGCTCTCCCGACATCGAGACGCTGCGCAGCCGTGCTCGCTTCGTGCGCATCACCAACGCGGGTGTGCGCGAGTCGCACGTCCACGACGTGATGGTGACCAAGGAAGCGCCCAACTACCAGCGCGAATAA
- the guaA gene encoding glutamine-hydrolyzing GMP synthase — translation MTDPHSQRILILDFGSQYTQLIARRVREAGVYCEIHAFDITPEALRDFAPRGVILSGGPETVTLAETPRAPAAVFELGVPVLGICYGQQAMAAQLGGQVEGSDHREFGYARVRMHGHSRLFRGLRDERADDGAEYLHVWMSHGDRVTALPPGFRIIAETGAAPFAGIADESRGFYGLQFHPEVTHTTQGRAILQRFVHEICGCASLWTPGNIVDSMVESVRAQVGRDEVILGLSGGVDSSVVAALLHRAIGKQLTCIFVDNGLLRLHEGDQVMDTFARHMGVKVIRVDAAERFLSKLAGVADPEEKRKIIGRTFIEVFEEEAAKIANARWLAQGTIYPDVIESAAAKTRKAHVIKSHHNVGGLPERMKLKLLEPLRELFKDEVRRIGEELGLPHQMIYRHPFPGPGLGVRILGEVRREYADILRKADAIFLEELYRHELYEKISQAFAVFLPVRSVAVLGDARAYDYVVALRAVETVDFMTANWAHIPYEILAGISNRIINEVRGVSRVVYDISGKPPATIEWE, via the coding sequence ATGACCGATCCTCACTCACAGCGCATACTGATCCTGGATTTCGGATCGCAGTACACCCAGCTCATCGCACGACGCGTGCGCGAGGCCGGCGTGTACTGCGAGATCCACGCCTTCGACATCACGCCCGAAGCGCTGCGGGACTTCGCGCCCCGGGGGGTGATCCTCTCCGGTGGCCCGGAAACCGTGACGCTCGCGGAAACGCCGCGCGCGCCGGCCGCGGTCTTCGAGCTCGGCGTACCGGTGCTCGGCATCTGCTACGGCCAGCAGGCGATGGCGGCCCAGCTCGGCGGTCAGGTCGAGGGCTCGGACCACCGCGAGTTCGGCTACGCGCGCGTACGGATGCACGGACACTCCCGGCTGTTCCGCGGTCTGCGCGACGAGCGCGCGGACGACGGCGCGGAGTACCTGCACGTGTGGATGAGCCACGGCGACCGCGTGACGGCGCTGCCGCCCGGCTTCAGGATCATCGCGGAGACAGGCGCCGCCCCTTTCGCGGGCATCGCCGACGAATCGCGCGGTTTCTACGGCCTGCAGTTCCATCCCGAAGTGACGCACACGACGCAGGGGCGTGCGATCCTCCAGCGGTTCGTGCACGAGATCTGCGGCTGCGCGTCGCTCTGGACGCCGGGGAACATCGTCGACAGCATGGTCGAGAGCGTGCGCGCCCAGGTCGGCCGCGACGAGGTGATCCTCGGGCTGTCGGGCGGCGTGGACTCCTCGGTCGTCGCGGCGCTGCTGCACCGCGCGATCGGCAAGCAGCTCACCTGCATCTTCGTCGACAACGGGCTGCTGCGGCTGCACGAAGGGGATCAGGTGATGGACACGTTCGCGCGCCACATGGGGGTCAAGGTGATCCGGGTGGACGCGGCGGAGCGGTTTCTCTCGAAGCTCGCGGGGGTGGCCGACCCGGAGGAAAAGCGCAAGATCATCGGGCGCACCTTCATCGAGGTGTTCGAGGAGGAGGCGGCGAAGATCGCGAACGCGCGCTGGCTCGCGCAGGGGACGATCTATCCCGACGTCATCGAGTCGGCGGCGGCGAAGACGCGCAAGGCGCACGTCATAAAGTCGCACCACAACGTGGGCGGCCTGCCGGAGCGCATGAAGCTCAAGCTGCTCGAGCCGCTGCGCGAGCTGTTCAAGGACGAGGTGCGCCGCATCGGCGAGGAGCTCGGCCTTCCGCACCAGATGATCTACCGGCATCCCTTCCCAGGCCCGGGCCTCGGCGTGCGGATTCTCGGCGAGGTCAGGAGAGAGTACGCGGACATCCTGCGCAAGGCCGACGCGATCTTCCTCGAGGAGCTCTATCGCCACGAGCTCTACGAGAAGATCAGCCAGGCGTTCGCCGTCTTCCTGCCCGTGCGATCCGTCGCCGTGCTCGGCGACGCACGTGCCTACGACTACGTGGTCGCGCTGCGGGCGGTCGAGACGGTGGACTTCATGACCGCCAACTGGGCGCATATCCCCTACGAGATCCTCGCCGGGATCTCGAACCGCATCATCAACGAGGTGCGCGGGGTGTCGCGCGTCGTCTACGACATTTCCGGCAAGCCGCCCGCCACCATCGAGTGGGAATGA
- the tadA gene encoding tRNA adenosine(34) deaminase TadA, whose translation MSVGLDDERWMRRALELAGEAEARGEVPIGAVVVKDGERIGEGWNRPIGACDPTAHAEIVALREAAARLRNYRLPGSTLYVTLEPCAMCAGAIVHARVMRVVYGAPDPRAGAAGSVYNLIQSRELNHRAEVQGGFLEEDCSALLRAFFRARR comes from the coding sequence ATGAGCGTCGGCCTCGACGACGAGCGCTGGATGCGGCGCGCGCTGGAACTGGCCGGCGAGGCCGAGGCGCGGGGCGAGGTGCCCATCGGCGCGGTGGTGGTGAAGGACGGCGAACGGATCGGGGAGGGCTGGAACCGCCCGATCGGCGCATGCGACCCGACGGCGCATGCCGAGATTGTCGCGCTGCGCGAGGCGGCGGCGCGGCTCCGCAACTACCGGCTTCCCGGCAGCACCCTTTACGTCACCCTCGAACCGTGTGCCATGTGCGCCGGCGCCATCGTGCATGCGCGGGTAATGCGGGTGGTCTATGGAGCGCCGGACCCGCGGGCGGGAGCGGCCGGGTCGGTCTACAACCTCATCCAGTCCCGAGAGCTGAATCACAGGGCGGAAGTGCAGGGCGGTTTCCTGGAAGAGGACTGCAGCGCCCTGCTGCGCGCCTTCTTCAGGGCCAGACGCTGA